From Hippoglossus stenolepis isolate QCI-W04-F060 chromosome 19, HSTE1.2, whole genome shotgun sequence, the proteins below share one genomic window:
- the prpf4bb gene encoding pre-mRNA processing factor 4Bb, with protein MADVEMDIASSRMNNGNEHVTIIEDCSLSNKKPDLESQEKSGNEDSGEMSEEEEEEEEGEEGEAETNGEKTVEGPKHHSSSGKHKRKKHKHRSKHKKHKHTFDEDKDRKRRHRHKHRKHKRKEGASPSAAVLLSGTSSHKKVETSPSSGNPSLDDRALLEDLEKQRAMIKAELDSQMMEGKVQSGMGLILQGYNSGSEEDGEARVRNGEQRQRGSSGKPISPRGGKGGKSRRDSTEGGKSSAKRRSKSADRPAKESKQDKVTKSTKDTGVKDRGRGRSRSKDRKCSDSADRSKERRKSNSPSTWRGEEKGGRTDKRSSPQREDRSIPERPTRRSRSPGRERPSRPDADRDKRPAKSPSKDASSGKENRSPYRRGPQSPARKRSPSPRQRDARQPAASAVDRTSKQSNSPSRIRSPPRRGRSRSPDLRRRDIDRQESPLRKRMRADVGPGRDRSRENSPRAAARRRMSRSPLRRRSLSPRRRSRSSPRRRSRSPLGYRAGDRDRYGRPRQYRRSMSRDRDRRRRRSRDEDKFKGSLSEGMKVDKESSGEEVLEDFDGEEVDEEALIEQRRQQRLAIVQKYKVGNDDSNMVSEPSSPQSSTRSRSPSPDDILERVAADVKEYERENLNTFEANIKAKHNLIAQEKDGANPKKPSAPDMFIESDDMFAADFDSARMRAAGVGKDFKENPNLRDNWTDAEGYYRVNIGETLDKRYDVYGYTGQGVFSNVIRARDTARGGQEVAVKIIRNNELMQKTGLKELEFLKKLNDADPDDKFHCLRLFRHFYHKQHLCLVFEPLSMNLREVLKKYGKDVGLHIKAVRSYSQQLFLALKLLKRCNILHADIKPDNILVNESKTILKLCDFGSASHVADNDITPYLVSRFYRAPEIIIGKPYDYGIDMWSVGCTLTELYSGKILFPGSSNNHMIKLAMDLKGKMPNKMIRKGLFKDQHFDQNLNFLYIEVDKVTEREKVTVMSTINPTKDLLADMIGGQRLPEDQRKKVMQLKDLLDSTLMLDPAKRISINQALQHPFIQEKI; from the exons ATGGCCGACGTAGAAATGGACATCGCGTCCAGCAGAATGAATAATGGCAACGAACACGT CACCATCATCGAAGACTGTTCCCTGTCAAACAAGAAGCCGGATCTGGAAAGCCAGGAAAAAAGTGGGAATGAGGACAGTGGAGAGAtgtctgaggaagaggaagaagaagaggagggggaagag GGAGAAGCAGAAACCAATGGCGAGAAGACAGTGGAGGGGCCcaagcatcacagcagcagcggtaaacacaagaggaaaaaacacaagcatcGTAGCAAgcacaaaaagcacaaacataCCTTTGACGAGGACAAGGACCGCAAACGCAGACATCGTcataaacacaggaaacacaagcGCAAAGAGGGCgcctctccctctgctgctgttctctTATCTGGCACCTCCAGCCATAAAAAAGTTGaaacctccccctcctctgggAATCCGAGTCTAGACGACAGAGCCTTGCTGGAGGATTTGGAGAAACAGAGAGCGATGATCAAAGCTGAGCTTGACAGCCAGATGATGGAGGGCAAGGTTCAGTCCGGCATGGGCTTGATCCTTCAGGGGTATAACTCTGGATcagaggaggacggagaagCCAGGGTAAGAAATGGAGAGCAGCGTCAAAGGGGCAGTTCAGGCAAACCCATATCTcccagaggaggaaaaggtggGAAATCGAGACGGGACTCAACCGAGGGCGGTAAGTCCAGCGCCAAGCGTCGCAGTAAGTCAGCGGACAGGCCTGCTAAGGAGTCCAAGCAGGACAAGGTGACCAAAAGCACCAAGGACACAGGGGTAAAGGACAGAGGCCGTGGCAGAAGCAGGTCTAAAGACAGAAAGTGTTCAGACAGCGCCGATAGgtccaaggagagaaggaagtCCAACTCTCCCTCTacatggagaggagaggagaaaggcgGCCGCACTGATAAACGGTCCTCTCCTCAGCGGGAAGACAGATCAATCCCGGAAAGACCAACCCGACGGTCCCGGTCACCTGGACGAGAGCGGCCGAGTCGTCCCGATGCCGACCGGGACAAGCGGCCGGCCAAGTCTCCATCCAAGGACGCTTCATCGGGGAAAGAGAACCGCTCACCTTACAGACGAGGACCTCAGAGCCCCGCGAGGAAACGCAGTCCTTCCCCTCGCCAGAGAGACGCCCGCCAACCCGCGGCGAGTGCCGTGGACAGGACTTCAAAACAGAGCAACTCTCCATCCAGAATAAGGTCCCCACCCAGGAGAGGCCGCAGTCGTTCACCAGATCTGAGGAGGAGGGACATCGACAGGCAGGAGTCACCATTAAG GAAACGCATGCGGGCAGATGTAGGGCCGGGTCGGGACAGGTCACGAGAGAACAGTCCTCGAGCAGCCGCTCGCCGCAGGATGAGTCGCTCACCTCTGAGACGAAGATCCCTGTCACCACGACGACGCTCCCGCTCTTCCCCTCGCCGACGGAGCAGGTCTCCACTGGGATACAG GGCTGGAGACAGAGACCGGTATGGTCGGCCCAGGCAGTACCGCCGCTCAATGTCACGCGATCGGGATCGAAGGAGGCGGCGCAGCAGAGATGAAGACAAGTTCAAGGGGAGTCTGTCAGAGGGCATGAAGGTCGACAAGGAGTCCTCCGGGGAAGAAGT CCTGGAAGACTTTGACGGGGAAGAAGTAGATGAAGAAGCTCTGATCGAACAGCGTCGCCAGCAGCGCCTGGCCATTGTCCAG aaatacAAAGTGGGGAACGATGATAGCAACATGGTGTCGGAGCCCAGCAGCCCCCAGAGCAGCACACGCAGCCGCTCGCCCTCGCCCGACGACATCCTGGAGCGAGTCGCTGCAGACGTTAAGGAGTATGAACGCGAGAATCTTAACACCTTCGAGGCCAACATCAAAGCCAAGCACAACCTCATCGCCCAGGAGAAAGACG GAGCCAATCCAAAGAAGCCTTCAGCCCCCGACATGTTCATAGAGTCAGACGACATGTTTGCTGCGGACTTTGAT agtGCCAGGATGAGAGCAGCAGGCGTAGGGAAGGACTTCAAGGAGAACCCCAACCTCAGGGACAACTGGACGGATGCTGAGGGTTACTACC GGGTGAACATTGGGGAGACACTGGACAAGCGCTATGATGTGTATGGTTACACCGGCCAGGGCGTGTTCAGCAACGTGATCAGGGCCAGGGACACTGCAAGGGGCGGCCAGGAGGTGGCAGTCAAGATCATACGAAACAACGAGCTCAT GCAGAAGACGGGTTTGAAGGAGTTAGAATTCCTCAAGAAGCTGAACGACGCAGATCCCGATGACAAGTTCCACTGCCTTCGTCTTTTCAGACACTTCTACCACAAGCAGCATCTGTGTCTGGTATTCGAGCCTCTCAG TATGAATTTACGAGAGGTGCTGAAGAAATATGGCAAAGATGTGGGGCTCCATATCAAGGCTGTGCGATCCTACAGCCAGCAGCTCTTCTTGGCTCTCAAGCTGCTCAAACGCTGCAACATCCTCCACGCTGACATCAAGCCGGACAATATCCTG GTGAATGAGTCAAAGACCATTCTGAAGCTCTGTGACTTCGGTTCTGCGTCCCACGTCGCAGACAACGACATCACACCGTACCTGGTCAGCAGGTTCTACCGAGCTCCAGAAATCA TCATCGGGAAGCCGTACGACTACGGTATTGACATGTGGTCTGTCGGCTGCACACTGACCGAGCTCTACAGCGGCAAAATCCTGTTTCCTGGATCTTCCAACAATCACATGATCAAACTGGCGATGGACCTGAAGGGCAAGATGCCCAACAAG atGATCCGTAAAGGTTTGTTCAAAGACCAGCACTTCGATCAGAACTTGAACTTCCTGTACATTGAAGTGGACAAAGTAACAGAAAGG GAAAAGGTGACGGTGATGAGCACCATCAACCCCACCAAAGACCTGCTGGCGGACATGATAGGAGGCCAGCGTCTGCCTGAGGACCAGAGGAAGAAGGTGATGCAGCTGAAGGACCTGCTGGACTCCACCCTGATGCTGGACCCAGCCAAACGCATCAGCATCAACCAGGCTCTGCAGCACCCCTTCATCCAGGAGAAGATCTAA